The Thermoanaerobaculia bacterium genome includes a window with the following:
- a CDS encoding GAF domain-containing protein yields MHESAFDHAAPKPELYAALARSLESLVSDEPDAIANLANAAALVWEALPGINWAGFYLLRGGELVLGPFQGRPACVRIALGKGVCGTAAASRETVVVEDVNRFPGHIACDAASRSEIVVPLVRGGRLLGVLDVDAPAVGRFDGDDRRGLEAVAAVVSEKLPETGF; encoded by the coding sequence GTGCACGAATCCGCGTTCGATCACGCGGCCCCGAAGCCCGAGCTCTACGCCGCGCTCGCGAGGTCGCTCGAATCGCTCGTCTCCGACGAGCCGGACGCCATCGCGAATCTTGCCAATGCCGCCGCGCTCGTGTGGGAAGCGCTCCCCGGCATCAACTGGGCCGGCTTCTATCTCCTGCGCGGCGGAGAGCTCGTGCTCGGGCCCTTCCAGGGGCGGCCGGCATGCGTGAGGATCGCTCTCGGAAAAGGCGTCTGCGGCACCGCGGCCGCGTCCCGCGAAACGGTGGTCGTCGAGGACGTGAACCGTTTCCCGGGCCATATCGCGTGCGACGCGGCGTCCCGATCCGAGATCGTCGTTCCGCTCGTCCGCGGCGGGCGCCTCCTCGGGGTGCTCGACGTGGACGCGCCGGCGGTCGGCCGGTTCGACGGAGACGACCGCCGGGGCCTCGAGGCCGTCGCGGCGGTCGTCTCGGAAAAGCTCCCCGAAACCGGATTCTGA